A portion of the Stigmatella aurantiaca DW4/3-1 genome contains these proteins:
- the iolD gene encoding 3D-(3,5/4)-trihydroxycyclohexane-1,2-dione acylhydrolase (decyclizing) yields the protein MVRSVRITLAQAVVRFLDAQRVSRDGEVHRFFRGVFGIFGHGNVTGLGQALEEHEGLPFFQPKNEQGMVHAAIAYAKARRRLSAFACTSSIGPGATNMVTGAATATINRLPVLLLPGDIFANRAPQPVLQQLECPHSMDVSVNDCFRPVSRYWDRIQRPEQILSALPEAMRVLADPAETGAVTLCLPQDVQAEAFDCPAHFLQERVHVIERRPCARERLVEAAALLRQARRPFCIVGGGVHYAAAEEALRRFADVTGIPVGVTQAGMGALPDAHGACLGAVGVTGTGAANRIAHDADVVLTIGTRLSDFTTASKTQFQAEGVRFIAINVSAFDAAKHGALPLVGDARLALEELTKALEGWRIPSAYGAEVGAAREAWAKTREELTRSPDGKLTQAEVIRVLNDEAGPGSTVVHAAGGIPGDIHKLWRSKEADDYHSEYGYSCMGYEVAGALGVKLAHPQREVYALLGDGSYLMLSQELLTSIQEGAKITAVLLDNHGYQCIHNLQRGSGSRSFGNEFRARKGERLEGEPLAVDFVQNAQSLGARTFTATTASELSAALRAARTVATSCLIYIPLEASPGLPGTSWWDVPIAEVSPCSPVREKRAAYEDAKKKQRFYY from the coding sequence ATGGTGCGATCCGTCCGAATCACCTTGGCGCAGGCGGTCGTCCGGTTCCTCGACGCTCAACGCGTCTCGAGGGATGGTGAGGTGCACCGGTTCTTCCGGGGCGTCTTTGGCATCTTTGGCCACGGCAATGTGACGGGACTCGGTCAAGCCCTCGAGGAGCATGAGGGGCTGCCCTTCTTCCAACCCAAGAACGAGCAGGGCATGGTTCACGCCGCCATCGCCTATGCGAAGGCCCGGCGGCGGCTGTCGGCCTTCGCCTGCACCAGTTCCATCGGGCCAGGCGCCACCAACATGGTGACGGGCGCGGCCACGGCCACCATCAACCGCCTCCCCGTCCTGCTGCTGCCAGGGGACATTTTCGCGAACCGCGCGCCCCAACCGGTGCTGCAACAGCTCGAGTGTCCCCACTCGATGGACGTGAGCGTCAACGACTGCTTCCGGCCCGTGTCGCGGTACTGGGATCGCATCCAGCGGCCTGAGCAGATCCTGTCCGCACTTCCCGAGGCGATGCGGGTGCTCGCCGATCCGGCCGAGACCGGGGCGGTGACACTGTGCCTCCCCCAGGATGTGCAAGCCGAGGCCTTCGACTGTCCGGCTCACTTCCTCCAGGAACGGGTCCATGTCATCGAACGTCGGCCGTGTGCCCGGGAGCGCCTCGTGGAGGCCGCAGCGCTCCTGCGTCAAGCCCGCCGCCCGTTCTGCATCGTGGGCGGAGGGGTCCATTACGCCGCGGCCGAAGAGGCGCTCCGGCGCTTCGCCGACGTTACGGGCATTCCCGTGGGGGTCACCCAGGCGGGCATGGGCGCTTTGCCGGATGCCCACGGGGCCTGTCTTGGGGCCGTGGGGGTGACGGGAACAGGGGCCGCCAACCGCATCGCCCATGACGCGGATGTCGTCCTCACCATCGGCACGCGCTTGTCGGACTTCACGACGGCCTCCAAGACCCAGTTCCAGGCAGAGGGGGTTCGCTTCATCGCCATCAACGTGAGCGCGTTCGATGCCGCCAAGCACGGGGCATTGCCGCTCGTCGGGGACGCGAGGCTGGCGCTCGAAGAGCTCACGAAGGCGCTGGAAGGATGGCGCATCCCGTCGGCGTATGGCGCCGAGGTCGGCGCGGCCCGCGAGGCATGGGCAAAGACACGGGAGGAGCTGACACGTTCACCGGATGGAAAGCTCACGCAGGCCGAGGTCATTCGCGTCCTCAATGACGAGGCCGGGCCGGGCTCCACCGTTGTCCATGCCGCGGGGGGTATCCCCGGTGACATCCACAAGCTCTGGCGGTCGAAGGAGGCGGATGACTACCACTCCGAATATGGCTATTCGTGCATGGGCTATGAGGTCGCTGGTGCGCTCGGCGTCAAGCTCGCTCACCCCCAGCGCGAGGTCTACGCGCTGCTGGGGGACGGGAGCTACCTCATGCTGAGCCAGGAGCTGCTGACGTCGATCCAGGAGGGGGCAAAGATCACCGCCGTCCTCCTCGACAACCATGGCTACCAGTGCATTCACAACCTTCAGCGCGGCTCGGGGAGCCGGAGCTTCGGCAACGAGTTCCGTGCGAGGAAGGGGGAGCGTTTGGAGGGTGAGCCGCTCGCGGTCGATTTTGTCCAGAATGCCCAGAGTCTGGGCGCGCGAACCTTCACCGCGACGACCGCCTCGGAGCTCTCCGCGGCGCTCCGCGCGGCGCGGACCGTGGCGACGAGCTGCCTCATTTACATCCCGCTCGAAGCCAGCCCGGGCCTGCCTGGCACTTCCTGGTGGGACGTCCCCATCGCGGAAGTGAGCCCCTGCTCGCCGGTGCGGGAGAAGCGCGCGGCGTACGAGGACGCGAAGAAGAAACAGCGGTTCTATTACTAG
- a CDS encoding alpha/beta hydrolase — translation MDRQSSHIRQGLVLVLLTGVLAACGGEGESPGGGGLSPTSTLPPTGDVGQQHGGLAACPPGVEVSGDIQPGTTSAPECGSSKYTLFSNVAYASGGSHLLDLYVPKTGTAPFKTVIWVHGGGWKSGDKTNVNQAKHLVCRGYALASINYRLSDEAKFPAQIHDVKAAIRFLRANAGRYGLNPQRFALFGSSAGGHLAALGGTSGGVADLEDLTMGNAGFSSRVQAVVDWYGPTDFKQMDTQLRDQGCSTGGHSSPTSGESLLLGCTVGDAACASAVSRANPVTYANAGDPPTLLMHGTADCVVPGAQSGLLRDALSAAGTCNAFRPVLGAGHGTPHWLTAPVQEPVAAFLDAVLASPGLTPPP, via the coding sequence ATGGACCGGCAGTCCTCACACATCCGCCAGGGGTTGGTTCTCGTTCTCTTGACTGGGGTCCTCGCCGCCTGTGGTGGCGAGGGGGAGTCACCCGGGGGAGGGGGCCTGTCACCGACTTCCACTCTCCCACCTACGGGCGATGTGGGACAGCAGCACGGAGGGCTCGCCGCGTGCCCTCCTGGGGTGGAGGTCAGTGGAGACATCCAGCCGGGGACAACGAGCGCGCCCGAGTGCGGCAGTTCGAAATACACCCTCTTCAGCAACGTGGCCTACGCCAGCGGGGGCTCACACCTGCTCGACCTCTACGTGCCGAAGACAGGCACGGCCCCCTTCAAGACGGTCATCTGGGTTCATGGAGGGGGTTGGAAGTCGGGCGACAAGACGAACGTCAACCAGGCCAAGCACCTGGTTTGCCGGGGCTATGCGCTGGCGTCGATCAACTACCGGCTCAGTGACGAGGCGAAGTTCCCGGCGCAGATCCACGACGTGAAGGCGGCGATCCGCTTCCTGCGAGCGAACGCGGGGCGCTATGGGCTCAATCCACAGCGCTTCGCGCTGTTCGGCAGCTCGGCCGGTGGCCACCTCGCCGCGCTGGGAGGGACGAGTGGCGGCGTGGCGGATCTGGAAGACCTGACGATGGGAAACGCGGGCTTCTCCAGCCGTGTGCAGGCAGTGGTCGACTGGTATGGCCCGACGGACTTCAAGCAGATGGATACGCAACTGCGCGACCAGGGTTGCTCCACCGGTGGGCACAGCTCGCCCACCTCGGGGGAAAGCCTCCTGCTCGGCTGCACGGTGGGGGATGCAGCCTGCGCGAGCGCGGTCTCGCGCGCCAACCCGGTGACATACGCGAACGCCGGAGATCCGCCCACCCTGCTCATGCATGGTACGGCGGACTGCGTCGTGCCGGGCGCGCAGAGCGGGCTGCTGCGGGATGCACTCAGCGCGGCGGGCACGTGCAACGCCTTCCGCCCCGTGCTGGGGGCAGGGCATGGCACGCCCCACTGGCTCACGGCGCCGGTGCAGGAACCGGTGGCTGCCTTTCTCGACGCGGTGCTCGCCAGCCCCGGGCTGACCCCGCCACCGTAG
- a CDS encoding glycosyltransferase family 4 protein — MKTPRQLVTVSHSYVVTLNRRLANEMARVGAGRWEVKAIAPRAFRGDLSPLKLQREPGEASQVEAVRALFTRSAHAFLYGPELRAMLSGSVSLVHAWEEPYVLAGAEVALLTPRHIPLVFSTAQNLPKRYPPPFAQIEPLVVARSAGWVAFGETVKQNLLSRPGYAQRPSRAIPMGVDVELFRPDRALGAAFLRELGWELEGPPVVGYLGRFVTEKGVERLRDALEPLKTPWRALFVGGGPLEGSLRAWGERYPSRVRVITGVQHDRVPRALNAMDVLCAPSQTVPRWKEQFGRMLAEGFACGVPVLGSDSGEIPHTMGDAGRVLPEADTAAWTAALAELLESPARRRELSAQGRERATRHFAWSAVAREHLDFFESVLG, encoded by the coding sequence TTGAAGACACCGCGTCAGCTCGTCACCGTCTCTCACTCTTATGTCGTCACGCTGAACCGGCGCCTGGCCAACGAGATGGCGCGTGTGGGGGCCGGGCGCTGGGAGGTGAAGGCCATCGCGCCCCGCGCCTTTCGCGGGGACTTGAGCCCGCTGAAGCTCCAGCGAGAGCCTGGTGAGGCCAGCCAGGTGGAGGCGGTGCGGGCGCTGTTCACCCGCTCGGCGCATGCCTTCCTGTATGGGCCCGAGCTGCGCGCGATGCTCTCGGGCTCGGTGAGCCTGGTGCATGCCTGGGAGGAGCCGTATGTCCTCGCGGGCGCGGAGGTAGCGCTGCTCACGCCCCGGCATATCCCCCTCGTCTTCTCCACGGCGCAGAACCTGCCCAAGCGCTACCCGCCTCCGTTCGCGCAAATCGAGCCCCTCGTCGTGGCCCGCTCCGCGGGCTGGGTGGCCTTCGGGGAGACGGTGAAACAGAACCTGCTCTCCCGCCCGGGCTACGCGCAGCGTCCCTCGCGCGCCATCCCCATGGGGGTGGACGTGGAACTCTTCCGGCCTGACCGGGCCCTGGGCGCCGCCTTCTTGAGGGAGCTGGGTTGGGAGCTGGAGGGACCTCCCGTGGTGGGCTACCTGGGACGCTTCGTGACCGAGAAGGGCGTGGAGCGGCTCCGGGACGCGCTGGAGCCCTTGAAGACCCCGTGGCGGGCGCTCTTCGTGGGAGGCGGACCGCTGGAAGGCAGCCTGCGGGCCTGGGGAGAGCGATACCCCAGCCGGGTGCGCGTCATCACCGGTGTGCAGCATGACCGAGTCCCCCGGGCGCTCAACGCAATGGATGTGCTGTGCGCGCCCAGCCAGACGGTGCCCCGGTGGAAGGAGCAGTTCGGCCGGATGCTGGCGGAGGGCTTCGCGTGCGGAGTCCCCGTGCTGGGCAGCGACTCCGGAGAGATTCCCCACACGATGGGGGACGCGGGGCGGGTCCTGCCCGAGGCGGACACCGCCGCGTGGACGGCGGCCCTGGCGGAGTTGCTGGAGAGCCCAGCGCGCCGCCGCGAACTCTCCGCCCAGGGACGAGAGCGCGCCACCCGCCACTTTGCCTGGAGCGCGGTGGCGCGCGAACACCTCGACTTCTTCGAGTCAGTCCTTGGCTGA
- a CDS encoding glycosyltransferase family 4 protein produces the protein MRILFLNPVGILGGAERALLDLLACLRKLDPGLSLFLLAGTPGPLLDEAQALGVNARLLPLPEKLSSLGDSGLRNQGPRALWGFARKLAPAPSLLATYLRALRLEVRALRPHLIHSNGIKTHLLSPATAGLPVPRVWHIHDFVGERPLVRRALRGLRPLATAAIANSRAVGEDARAVLGPVPIHVIYNGVDVERFSPGPGDGARLDRLAGLPPAPVGTLRVGLVATYARWKGHEVFLQAAAGLVRECPTVPLRFYLVGAPLYRTQDSQYSEAELRGLVKALGLEAQVGLVPFQQEPVDVYRALDIFVHASTRREPFGLTIAEAMACGRPALLSRASGAAEQLTDGVEALTLPPGEPPALTAALRGLVGDADLRERLGRAARTAAVARFSRERYAEQVLALYRTLPTAGGNP, from the coding sequence TTGCGCATCCTCTTCCTCAATCCGGTGGGCATTCTGGGCGGTGCCGAGCGCGCCCTGCTCGACCTGCTGGCGTGCCTGCGAAAGCTTGACCCGGGGCTGTCCCTGTTCCTGCTGGCGGGTACCCCCGGTCCCCTCCTGGACGAGGCCCAGGCGCTCGGGGTGAATGCGCGGCTGCTGCCCCTGCCCGAGAAGCTCTCCTCGCTGGGGGACAGCGGCCTGCGAAACCAGGGGCCCCGGGCCCTGTGGGGCTTTGCGCGCAAGCTGGCACCAGCGCCCAGCTTGCTGGCCACGTACCTGCGCGCGCTGCGCCTCGAAGTCCGAGCGCTGCGGCCGCACCTGATCCACTCGAATGGCATCAAGACCCACCTGCTGAGCCCGGCCACCGCGGGGCTGCCGGTGCCGCGCGTGTGGCACATCCACGACTTCGTGGGGGAGCGTCCCCTGGTTCGCCGGGCGCTCCGGGGGCTGCGCCCGCTGGCGACGGCGGCCATCGCCAACTCCCGGGCGGTGGGTGAGGACGCCCGCGCGGTGCTCGGCCCGGTGCCCATTCACGTCATCTACAATGGTGTGGACGTGGAGCGGTTCTCCCCAGGCCCGGGGGATGGGGCGCGGCTGGACAGGCTCGCGGGGCTGCCACCCGCCCCCGTGGGCACACTGCGCGTCGGCCTGGTCGCCACCTACGCGCGCTGGAAGGGACACGAGGTCTTCCTCCAGGCTGCGGCCGGCCTGGTGCGAGAGTGCCCCACAGTGCCCCTTCGCTTCTATCTGGTGGGCGCGCCGCTCTACCGCACGCAAGACTCGCAGTACTCCGAGGCAGAGCTGCGGGGCCTCGTGAAGGCGCTGGGCTTGGAGGCGCAGGTGGGGCTGGTGCCCTTCCAGCAGGAGCCTGTGGACGTCTACCGGGCGCTGGACATCTTCGTGCACGCGAGCACCCGGCGGGAGCCGTTCGGGCTCACCATCGCGGAGGCGATGGCGTGTGGCCGACCGGCCTTGCTCTCCCGGGCGAGCGGCGCCGCGGAGCAGCTCACCGATGGCGTGGAAGCCCTGACCTTGCCCCCCGGGGAGCCTCCCGCGCTGACCGCCGCGCTGCGCGGGTTGGTGGGCGATGCGGACCTCCGAGAGCGGTTGGGACGGGCGGCCCGGACGGCCGCGGTCGCCCGCTTCTCCCGGGAGCGCTACGCCGAGCAGGTGCTGGCGCTCTACCGCACGCTCCCCACGGCCGGGGGGAACCCTTGA
- a CDS encoding 5-deoxy-glucuronate isomerase: MADSTHASAALITRHRRGFPRGLTWVTREGEAELDTGLDFGLHRMGRGESFSHRTAKETAWVLLSGQAEVELEGARASLARASLFDEAPTVVHVPVGAQVRIEATSEEVEWAVVSATNPNAFAPRIFFPRDIQDELRGKGLVQDAAVRTVRLAFDTTHRPEGAFVVGEVINSPGRWSSYPPHHHAQTELYHYRFTLPQGYGHAELGDDVYKVKQYDTVKILGGVDHPQVSAPGYGMYYLWVVRHQPGNPYRGFEFTEEHRWVLDAQQQGWKPGSTKGQ, from the coding sequence ATGGCTGACAGCACCCACGCGAGTGCAGCGCTCATCACGCGTCACCGGCGAGGCTTCCCAAGAGGCCTCACCTGGGTGACGCGTGAGGGGGAGGCCGAGCTGGATACGGGCCTCGATTTCGGCCTCCACCGGATGGGGCGCGGTGAGTCCTTCAGCCATCGGACAGCCAAGGAGACGGCTTGGGTCCTCTTGTCGGGCCAGGCGGAGGTGGAACTCGAGGGTGCCCGGGCATCTCTCGCGCGCGCCTCGCTCTTCGATGAGGCGCCGACGGTCGTCCACGTGCCGGTGGGCGCGCAAGTCCGGATCGAAGCCACGAGCGAAGAGGTCGAATGGGCCGTGGTGTCCGCGACGAATCCGAATGCATTCGCGCCCCGCATCTTCTTCCCTCGAGACATTCAGGATGAGCTGCGGGGCAAGGGGCTCGTTCAGGACGCGGCGGTGCGGACGGTGCGGCTGGCCTTCGACACGACCCACCGCCCCGAGGGGGCCTTCGTCGTCGGCGAGGTCATCAACTCCCCTGGGCGCTGGTCCAGCTATCCACCGCACCACCACGCCCAGACGGAACTCTACCACTACCGCTTCACGCTCCCCCAGGGCTACGGCCACGCCGAGTTGGGCGACGACGTCTACAAGGTGAAGCAGTACGACACGGTGAAGATCCTGGGGGGCGTCGATCACCCCCAGGTCTCCGCGCCCGGCTACGGCATGTATTACCTCTGGGTGGTGCGGCACCAGCCGGGCAATCCCTATCGTGGGTTCGAGTTCACCGAGGAGCACCGATGGGTGCTCGACGCCCAGCAGCAGGGGTGGAAACCGGGCAGCACGAAAGGGCAGTGA
- the iolE gene encoding myo-inosose-2 dehydratase — protein MRKGLEVNVGAQPINWCNDDFRDLGASITLEQCLSEMRQAGYVGTELGHRFPQDGASIRTLLETFGLRLASGWHSTFLASKPYSEEEASFDAHVARLQAAGSRVVIVAECTGAIHSDGSKPLRFTSGADLLDASAWERVYEGLDRLSGRAAALGMKVAYHPHMGTVIQDQHDVDRLMARTKALSLLLDTGHLAFAGADPLAVLRAHGPRVAHVHLKNIRPAVVERARTQRLSFEAAVRAGAFTVPGDGGIDFKRIFEHLATLGYSGWWIVEAEQDPAKANPLMYALMGRRYIQENAGV, from the coding sequence ATGCGCAAGGGTCTTGAGGTGAACGTGGGCGCCCAGCCTATCAACTGGTGCAACGATGACTTCCGGGATCTCGGGGCCTCCATCACGCTGGAGCAGTGCCTGAGCGAGATGCGTCAGGCGGGCTATGTGGGCACGGAGCTGGGCCACCGGTTTCCGCAGGACGGTGCCTCGATCCGGACGCTGTTGGAGACGTTCGGGCTGCGGCTCGCCTCGGGGTGGCACAGCACGTTCTTGGCCTCCAAGCCCTACTCGGAAGAGGAGGCGTCCTTCGATGCGCATGTGGCCCGGCTTCAGGCCGCGGGGAGCCGCGTGGTCATCGTCGCCGAGTGCACGGGCGCCATCCACTCGGACGGCTCGAAGCCGCTGCGCTTCACGTCCGGCGCGGACCTGCTGGATGCGAGCGCCTGGGAACGCGTCTATGAGGGCCTCGACAGGCTCTCCGGGCGGGCCGCGGCCTTGGGAATGAAGGTGGCTTACCACCCTCACATGGGCACGGTGATTCAGGACCAGCACGACGTGGACCGGTTGATGGCAAGGACGAAGGCGCTCTCGCTCCTGCTCGACACGGGACACCTTGCGTTCGCGGGCGCGGATCCGCTTGCCGTGTTGCGTGCCCACGGGCCGCGCGTCGCGCACGTTCACCTGAAGAACATCCGCCCGGCCGTCGTGGAGAGGGCGCGGACGCAGCGGCTCAGCTTCGAGGCGGCGGTCCGGGCCGGCGCGTTCACCGTCCCGGGAGATGGGGGCATCGACTTCAAGCGGATCTTCGAGCACCTGGCCACGCTCGGGTACTCGGGCTGGTGGATCGTTGAAGCCGAGCAGGATCCCGCGAAGGCCAATCCCCTCATGTACGCCCTCATGGGCCGACGCTACATCCAGGAGAACGCCGGCGTCTGA
- a CDS encoding DUF5335 domain-containing protein → MERTMEIPHQGWSDYFASLSRRALNHPIRVEVESGELGAQELVRALPLVEIEVETKGSEMGDIELTLGSERQDFMHRIAAPAQVYLKIDEDGNLECLSIEDHHGERTLLFFEGDIGVPAWPHSSGQEAEPPAQGL, encoded by the coding sequence ATGGAACGCACGATGGAGATTCCGCACCAGGGCTGGTCCGACTACTTCGCGAGCTTGAGCAGGCGAGCGCTGAACCATCCCATCCGGGTGGAAGTGGAGAGTGGGGAATTGGGGGCCCAGGAACTCGTTCGCGCGCTCCCCCTGGTGGAGATTGAGGTGGAGACCAAGGGCTCGGAGATGGGCGACATCGAACTCACCCTGGGAAGTGAGCGCCAGGACTTCATGCACCGCATCGCCGCGCCGGCGCAGGTGTATCTGAAGATCGACGAGGATGGGAACCTCGAGTGCCTCTCCATCGAAGACCACCATGGAGAAAGGACCCTGCTTTTCTTCGAGGGAGACATCGGCGTGCCCGCATGGCCTCATTCGAGCGGTCAGGAAGCGGAGCCGCCCGCGCAGGGCCTGTGA
- the iolG gene encoding inositol 2-dehydrogenase, whose protein sequence is MKLALLGAGRIGQIHAANIHHHPRARLHAVADVNAEAARSLGERYGAKASTDIDAVLADPALEGVFICTSTDTHVELILKAARRKLPIFCEKPIDLDLAKVDTCLAEVTRAGVPLMIGFNRRFDPHFRSLREAVRQGEAGDVEIVKITSRDPAPPPPAYVRVSGGIFRDMMIHDLDMARFLLGEEPVEIFATGSCLVDPGIGEAGDIDTAMVILKTQRGALCHIDNSRRAVYGYDQRIEVFGSKGMLQAANPLPTTVTRYTREAVLSDKPYHFFLDRYPEAYRAELEHFLDVVTGRAEPLVTGRDGRAALVLADAALQSLKLGKPIPIPR, encoded by the coding sequence ATGAAACTGGCTCTCCTCGGCGCTGGGCGCATTGGCCAGATCCACGCGGCCAACATCCATCATCATCCGCGCGCCCGGCTCCATGCCGTGGCCGACGTGAACGCCGAGGCCGCAAGGTCCCTGGGCGAGCGCTACGGGGCGAAGGCCTCGACCGACATCGACGCCGTGCTCGCGGACCCGGCGCTGGAGGGCGTCTTCATCTGCACCTCCACCGACACCCATGTAGAGCTCATCCTCAAGGCCGCGCGGCGCAAGCTGCCCATCTTTTGCGAGAAGCCCATCGATCTCGATCTCGCGAAGGTGGACACCTGTCTGGCCGAGGTCACGCGCGCCGGTGTCCCGCTCATGATTGGCTTCAACCGCCGCTTCGATCCTCACTTTCGCTCCCTGCGAGAGGCCGTCCGCCAGGGAGAGGCTGGGGACGTCGAGATTGTCAAAATCACCAGCCGCGACCCGGCGCCCCCACCTCCCGCGTACGTCCGTGTCTCCGGAGGCATCTTTCGCGACATGATGATCCACGATCTCGACATGGCTCGCTTCCTGCTCGGCGAGGAGCCCGTCGAGATCTTCGCCACGGGCTCCTGCCTGGTGGATCCCGGCATTGGCGAGGCGGGCGACATCGACACGGCGATGGTGATCCTCAAGACCCAGCGGGGCGCGCTCTGCCACATCGACAACAGCCGCCGCGCCGTCTACGGCTATGATCAGCGGATCGAGGTTTTCGGCTCAAAGGGAATGCTCCAGGCGGCCAACCCACTGCCCACCACCGTCACGCGCTACACGCGCGAAGCAGTGCTCTCCGACAAGCCGTACCACTTCTTCCTGGACCGCTACCCCGAGGCCTACCGCGCGGAGTTGGAGCACTTTCTCGACGTGGTCACCGGCCGCGCCGAACCGCTGGTGACAGGCCGCGATGGCCGAGCGGCGCTGGTCCTGGCCGATGCCGCGCTCCAGTCCTTGAAGCTTGGCAAGCCCATCCCGATTCCGCGGTGA
- a CDS encoding transaldolase family protein → MPASRMQQTVALGTEFWSDSCALPELVEAIDHGAAGATSNPVIVGAAVSADTAKWLPVLERLLREHPGDTEDDAAWRLIEAVAKEAAALLEPLHKRTGGRQGYLSVQVSPKLYRSTERMIEHGLSLAALAPNIALKCPSTKEGIAAMEELTARGINVNATVSFTVSQALATAEALERGMDRAFRQGVSRERLHPYVTIMVGRVDDHMKRVVARDAVLLDPGCLDWAGIAVFKKAHQLFLQRRFRSTLLAAAYRHSLHWSELIGEGVIQSIPYGWWKQFNGLDFTPRQTLTVPVAPGMVETLHHKLPDFRRAYDEEGMRPEEFAAYGASVHTLRQFLGGYQQLVEWVRDQML, encoded by the coding sequence GTGCCCGCATCTCGGATGCAGCAGACCGTCGCCCTGGGGACCGAGTTCTGGAGTGATTCCTGCGCGCTCCCGGAACTGGTGGAGGCCATCGACCATGGCGCGGCCGGTGCCACGTCGAACCCGGTCATCGTCGGCGCCGCCGTGAGTGCGGACACGGCGAAGTGGCTCCCTGTGCTCGAACGGCTCCTGCGCGAGCATCCAGGTGACACGGAGGACGACGCTGCCTGGAGGCTCATCGAGGCCGTCGCGAAGGAGGCGGCGGCCCTCTTGGAGCCCCTTCACAAAAGGACGGGAGGCCGTCAAGGCTACCTGAGTGTGCAGGTGAGTCCGAAGCTCTACCGGTCCACCGAGCGGATGATCGAGCACGGCCTGTCGCTCGCCGCGCTCGCGCCCAACATCGCGCTCAAGTGTCCCTCGACGAAGGAGGGCATCGCCGCGATGGAGGAACTCACGGCCCGAGGCATCAACGTCAACGCGACCGTGAGTTTCACCGTTTCGCAGGCCCTCGCCACGGCGGAGGCGCTCGAGCGGGGGATGGACCGGGCGTTCCGTCAGGGAGTCTCCCGGGAGCGGTTGCACCCCTACGTGACGATCATGGTGGGCCGGGTCGATGACCACATGAAGCGAGTCGTGGCGCGTGACGCCGTGCTCCTCGATCCTGGGTGCTTGGACTGGGCGGGGATCGCCGTGTTCAAGAAGGCGCACCAGCTCTTTCTTCAGCGGAGGTTCCGGAGCACGCTGCTCGCAGCCGCGTACCGCCACTCCCTGCACTGGTCAGAACTCATCGGGGAGGGGGTGATCCAGAGCATCCCCTACGGCTGGTGGAAGCAGTTCAACGGCTTGGACTTCACGCCGCGTCAGACGTTGACCGTGCCGGTGGCCCCTGGGATGGTCGAGACGCTCCACCACAAACTCCCAGACTTCCGGAGGGCCTACGACGAGGAGGGAATGCGCCCCGAGGAGTTCGCGGCGTACGGTGCGTCGGTCCACACGCTGCGGCAGTTTCTCGGCGGATACCAACAACTCGTGGAGTGGGTACGAGACCAGATGCTCTGA